CTGGTCGGCCGCGAAGTGCTGCGGACAGTCTATGCCGGAAAGCCGATCACGTTTGAGAACACGCGGGCCCCTGTGCTGGTGCGGCGCAATCAGGTTGTCTCTGTGAAATACATCAAGGGCGGTTTGGAGATTACCGCCTCCGGCCGGGCCCTTGGAGATGCAGGGGTCAATGACCCTGTGACGGTGTTGAATCAACAATCAAAACAGATGGTGCAGGGCATCGTTCAGGAAAGCGGATGGGTGCTGGCACAATGAAACATTTTATCTCGACGGTACTCCTCGCCACTGCCGCAACCGCTTGCGCAGGCTCTCCCCTGTCCGATCCGAAGCCGGAACCGGTTCCGCTCTATGCCGGACCCTGGGCAGGGGCGGGGGTCGATATGGACGCCGTTACAGAACCCAACCCGTCTCTTTGGGCAACGTCTGCAAACGCGCTGCTCAGCATGCGCCGTGCCAAGGCTGTGGGAGACCTGTTGACGGTCGTTGTGGAAATGGATGATCAGGCCAGCCTTAAAAGCTCGCTGTCCCGGAGCCGCGGATCCAGCGAGGACATGAGTATCGATGCGCTGCTTGGCTTGCCGGACATACTGAACAACGCCCTGCCGGGATCGGCAAGCGTGTCTCCGGCAATCGATTTTCAGCGTAACTCAAACATGGCGGGCAACGGCGCCGTCAACAGGGCCGAGAAAGTGACGTTCACACTTGCAGCGCGTGTCGTTGGTGTCGAACCGAACGGGAACTTAATCATTCAGGGGTATCAGCAGACACGGGTCAGCAACGAGACCCGCTATCTGAGCGTCTCAGGCGTTATCCGCGCCCAGGACATTACCCGGACCAACACTGTAACGTATGACAAGATCGCCGATGCCCAGCTATCCTATGTCAATCAGGGTGACACAACCGGTCCCAACGGGCGCAAGGCCGTACCGAAATTTCTGGACAAGGTGCTGCCATTCTAGGGGTGGGAGACCGAGATGAAGCATGTCATCTCTGCAGTGGTTGCTGTCGTTTGCATTCTCATCGGCGGCATCACAGGGCATTTTGTGAAAACGGGACTATCAGCAGCGGCCAGTACGGCTGCGCATGAAGACTCGAAAAAAGAGGCTGATGGTCATGGCGCAGCAGACAGCCATGGCAGCGAGAAGAAAAAGGATTCCCACGGGGCAAAAAAGGAATCCGCTGGTCACGGTGGTGGCGGCCATGGTGGAGGTGACGCGTCGGGGGATGTCGTCTATTTCAAATTCACCCGCGAATTCATTGTGCCCATCATGCATGACCGCAAGGTCGCGAGCCTCGTGATCCTGAACATCAATTTGGAAGCGGACTCCAGCGTTTCGCAGAAACTGTTCTCAATGGAGCCCAAGATCCGGGACAACATCATGACCACGCTGATCGAGCTCAGCAATGATGGCCGGACATTCGAGAGCCTGACGGATGTGGAAAGTTACGAAACCATCCGTGCCATGGTTTTGCTGAACCTGCAGAAGGCTGTGCCATCCGGTATTCAGAATGTCCTGATTGTGGATATTGCCCAACAGGACCTTTGATCCTGTTTCAGGGCAGAAGCTTCAGACCGCTCCTACCGGTTGTATTTCTCGACGTTCGCCATTTCGGTCGTGAGGTTTAGCGACGTTTCCAGCAGCATTGTGCCTGTTTCATCTGCGGTCACGCCTGTCACCGTGCCGATCAGGCGAGGGGACGTCGTGCGTTGCAACTCGCCGTCCTTATACATCTGCAATTCCAACTGATAGACGCCGTCTTCGGCGAGTTCGGTTCCGCCGGACGTTTCGCCATTCCAGGTGTATCGGCCGGTTTCCGGATCGAGCGTCTTCGACCAGACTTCATTGCCATTTGCATCGCGGACTTTCAGGATGGTTTCGTCCGTTGACTCCGGGATATCGACGACAAAGTCCACGCCCTCGCCGGAATAGGGTGCCCAGGACGTGTCGACGGCGACGGTTTCCCCCAGCCATTGGCCGGCGAGGATGCTGGAATGCAGTCCACCAATCATTCCGGCGATACTTTCCAGGTGAGAGTTAGAGGCCACTTGTTGTTCCAGCGTCGAGAAGGTCGCCAACTGGTCAACGAATTGGGTCGAATCCATCGGCGACATAGGATCCTGGTTCCTGATCTGTGCGGTCAGCAACTTGATGAATGAATTGAATTCACTGCCGATGGTTTGGGTTGTGGCGCCGGATACGTCGGACATGTGGGAATTCCTTACAGTCTGATATCAAGTCCACCGCTCGCCGAGCGGGCGGGGCGGATGGAGTCTGCGGTGAGGGTTGCCGAGGTGAGAAGCGTTGGGTCCGTAGCGGGACCAATATTCTCGAACAGTCGACCAGATGCGGGTGTGTGAGACTGTTGGTGACCGGATTGTTGCTGCTGGAACGTCATGTTCTGGCTGGATAGCCCACTCCGTTCCAGGGCCTGTGTGAGTTCGAAATGCATGAGGCGAAGTTGCCTCATGGCTTCCGGCGATTCACCGGTCACCGTGACGTGTTGAATGCCGTGGGCATCGAATTTGAAATCGATCGACACACGCCCAAGTTCCGGAGGGTCGAGTTGCACGGTGATGCGGTCAGGCGTGTCATCCGGAGATCCAACTGCGTCTGTAATGATCTTCACAGTTTCGGCTGGGCTGGCCGTCACCACCGCATTCGTCGGCGTCATTTGCACCGGTGACTGAACGGGTTGTGAAGCAGGTTGGGGCGCAGGCGAGGTACCCAGCGCAGACGCGGCGAGCTGGGGACTGCCGTCAGGGGCAGGGGAGGTCTGATCGATCGCGCCAGTCTTTCCGGTATCTGAACTGACTTCCGGTGAACCATCTGAAAGTTCAGCCAGGAATGTCCCGTCCTCTTCCGGGGACTTCGCGCCGTCATCAGGGACGACATCTTTGTTGCTTTCAGTCGTGCCGGCTGAGTGCGTGATTGCGGTATCTGGTACATCCGGTTTCGCGGCGGCTGAGCCAGGGACCTCAATGGTAGATTTCACGAGCGCGTCTTTATCGGATGTGCGGGAAGTGCCCTGTTTGACCTCATCCTGTCCTGCCGCCTGAACGGTCATCGCTTGAACTTCAGGTGCAGGAGGCGTGTCCTCCGGCCGGGTGTCGACATGGACTTCAGGATTGCCGGTGGACGCGGATTCGATCGTCATGCTCTTTGATGTTTCAGGGTCCGTGGGCAGTTTCGTAGCGTCTTCGGATGCCGCAAGCGCGCCAGCAAGTGACGGCGCAGCGTCATCTTCATCCTGTTCTGAAAAGTCTGCGGTGTCGGGATTGTTGTCGCGCTTCTGCACTATACGCGTATCTGTGCCGTTCAGCGCCGTTTCGTCAGTCGTTATCTCATCGGAAGACTCAAGCTCGCTGGTTTCGAGAATCACTTCACTTTCGGCCGTGGCATCGTTCCGACGATCCTGCGGAGGCAAAGTTTGCGGACGGGTTTGTTCTGTGTCGGTTGTTTTGCCTTGTGGTGCGGACTCAGCCTTCGCGCCACTGTCTGTACCGCGTTCTTGCTGCAGCGACCGCGCGAACGCGTCGCCGGACCCGCCCGTTGGGGATTTCGACTCCGCGCGGTCGGGCTTTGCGTTTGTCTGCTTAAGCGCCAGGCCCGGTTCAATCAGAAATGTCATGATCGGTTACGATTCCCCGTCCCAATGTTAACCAAGTTACAACCAAAGGACATGAAAACAGCGTTAACGAACATGCCGTTGCGATAAATATTTGTGCGGCAATCCGGACTCGGAGGATTAGATGTCCCAGCCTGTTTCTTTCCAGGCATATGTTGCTCAGGCGCCTGACGCGTCAGAGCGCAACCCATTGGGGCAGGGGGCATCTGAGGCGTCCGATCTCGGCAAACGTTTCGAACAGATGCTGTGGACCGAGATGCTCTCTTATGCGGGGCTCGACAAAGCTTTCTCTCAGGACGGCGGCCAGGCGGCTGAAACTTTCTCGCGCTACGTAATCGAATCGATCGCTGCCGACCTTGCCGAGACCCATCCCATGGGGCTGGGGGAGGCGGTGGACCGCACGGTGGCGGCGGGTCAATCATCACAACAGGATGACGTGGTATGAACCAGGTTTCCATTCAGAACGAAATCGACGGTTTGAAAGAAACGCTGACCCTGGAGCAGCAATATCTTCTCGCGGGCCGTGCCCGGGAAACCCTCTCACTGGCTGAGACCAAGCTTTCTGCGATGGATGCGCTCGAGACGGCCTTCGGATCGCTCGACCCGAGTGTCGTGCCGGGGGCCTATCAGAGTGATATGATGGACATTGTTTCGATGGCAAAGGAGAACGCCGTTCACTTCGAAGCCATACAGAACGGTCTGCGGCGCGCCATTCAACGACTCGAGTCGCAGCACGCGAACGCCTATGTCGGATCTTATACGCAAACAGGTGGCAAGGTCGCGTTTACCGAAGTCACAGGGCAATTCCTGAAAAAAGCCTGACTGGTTAACTGCTTGTACACTACCAGATTGTATTCGTTTCCCTGCAACCTGGAGGGGTTGGCGGATTTCCGCAGTCAGGATGACACGCAATTCAATCGGCCGCGATCCGTTCGCAGGCCACGTACCTTGAGGGATGGGTATAACAAATGTCCAGTATTCTGACTAATAATAGCGCGATGGTCGCGCTCGACACGCTGCGCAATATCAACAAAGATCTCGCATCGGTCCAAAACCAGATTTCAACAGGTAAGACGGTTTCCAGCGCCAAAGACAATTCGGCGATCTGGGCTATTTCGACTGTCATGTCGACCGACGTGGAAAGCTTCAAGACGATCTCCGACTCCCTGAACCTCGGTTCCTCTACCGTCGGCGTTGCTCGTGTTGCCTCCGAGAAGGTTACTGAGCTTCTCCAGGACATGAAAAACCTGATCGTTAATGCTCAGGGTGCAAACGTTGACCGTACGAAGATCCAGACTGAAATCGGTGAGATTCGTGAAAACATCAGCTCCGTTGTTGGCGCTGCCCAGTTCAATGGCCTGAACCTGGTTGACGGTTCTTCCTCAGCCGACATGAAGATCCTGTCTTCGCTTGACCGCAGCTCTTCGGGCACCGTTTCGGCAGCCTTCATCGATGTTGCACGTCATGACCTGTCGATCAGCAACTCCGCAACGGGCGCAACCTTCGGCGGCACCGCTGTTACCGACACGTCGATCATCGACAATGGTGGTACGAATGCCGGTACGGCAGCGACAGTTGCTGATGGCGGTTCCCAGGCGATCACGATTGCTTCGGTGGCCGACGGCAATTCTTATCGCCTCGTCCTGGACGACTCGGGTGCTGCCAATGACCTTGGCCAGCGTACGTTCGAATATGTGGCCGGTACGGATGACAGCGCCAACTCGGTTGCTGCGAACCTGGCAAATCAGGTCAGCACCTTCTTTGCTGCCACGGGCGAGACCAACTACACGGTTTCCCGCGCCGACGACGTGATCACGATCACCAACAACTCGGGCGATGATCTGACGCTGACGGCTGCTTCCGCCACCGGTGGTACGGCTGGCACGAGCGCTGGCGGTCTTGGCAACGTCTCTTCGATCGACGTGACCACAGATGCCGGTGCAACGGCTGCTCTGACCTCAATCGAATCCCTGCTTCAGACGTCGATTGATGCTGCAGCTGGCTTCGGTTCTTCGCAGACCCGTATCGAAAACCAGACTGACTTTGTCAGCTCCCTGGTCGACTCCATGACTTCCGGTATCGGTGGTCTGGTGGACGCAGACATGGAAGCTGCCTCGGCCAAACTGCAGGCCCTTCAGGTCCAGCAGCAGCTGGGTGTCCAGTCTCTGTCCATTGCTAACCAGGCGCCGCAGACTCTGCTGTCGCTGTTCCGCTAATATAACAGATAGCCCGGGAGCCAACGGAGGTTCCCGGGCTATTACTTCTACAAACCCGGGGAGGGTGTTTTGCAGTCACTGGCTTTCAAGGCGTATGGTGAGGTCAAGCAACGCACCGCGGGGGAGAAAGAAATTGAATTTGCGTTGTTTCGTCAGATTACGGACGCGCTCAAAGAGGTTTCTGACACGGAAGATGTCCAGCCAACTGACTGGGCAGAAGCCATTCACAGGAACCAGCAATTGTGGACAACGATTGCAATCGACTTGCTTCAACCTGGCAACGCCCTGCCGGACGAGATGAAGCGAAGCCTTCTGTACCTCGCAGAATTTGTCCGTCAGACCAGCATGAAAATCATGGCAGGCGACGGCGACATCGCTGACCTGATTGAAATCAACCAGTCCATTATGAATGGTCTTGGCGGTGCCGTTTCCAGCGACATAGCCGGGGAGGACGTCTGATTGTCGGGTCTCGTATTTAAAGTGGCACCGGGTGAGCGATTCATCATCAATGGTGCGACCCTCGAAAATGGTGACAAACCCGCTCGCATCCGTGTGGTCGAAGGGGATGCCCGCGTACTTCGCTGCCGCGATGCCATGCATCCAACGGAAGTCGATACGCCGGTCAAGCAGATCTACTACGCGATCCAGCTTCTGGTGACCGGTGATCTCTCGGAAGATGAGACGGTGCCAGCAATTGATGCTGAATGCGCGCGCCTTGAAGAAGTTTTTGATCACATAGACCCGGAACTGATCCCAGTCCTTCGTTCCATGATTGGCCGGGCCAACTATTATTCAGCCATGTGCCACCTGCGCCAGATCATGCCGATCGAGGCGGAACTCCTGGCCTTGCCCGGAAATGGCGCAGCGCCATTGCGTCAGGCAAAGGTCGCCTGACATCATGTTCCAGCCTGCCATCCCGTTGTCAGGAATTGGTGGATGGAAATTCCTGCAGGCGACGTATTCGCGCCAGTTGGAATCTTTCACTGATTCTCCCCAGGTCCGGAATGACCGGGATTACATGCTGGATAAGCTGTCCCAGACCATGAGTGTCGACGATTTCATGGCGGACAGGCGATTGCTGCGCGTCACCATGACGGCTTTCGGCCTGGGTGGTGAAGAGTGGAAAGGCGGATTTATCCGAAAGGCGCTGGAAGAGGTCGGAGACCCCGAAAGCACGTTCCTGCCGCGTCTTAACAATCCAAAGTACACAAAATTTGCTGAGGCGTTGTCCCCGATTGATGGCAAGATCATCACGTCATCGTCACAGCGGGCGAAGATGGCCGTCAATTTCGAAGCGGAGTCGTTCCGGACAGCTGTCGGCGATGTCGATGATTCCATGCGCCTTGCGTTGAACTACCAGTCCGAGATTGCCGAAATTGCTGGGAAGGAGTCCAGCGACAAGGCAATCCTTTACCGGATACTTGGGGATGTGCCGGTTCGCACAGTCATGCAGACCGCCTTCAATCTGCCGGATGGGCTCAGCAGTCTCGATCTTGATCGGCAAGCGGACATTTTCAAGGAAAAGATCCAATCGGTTCTGGGGGTCAGCGACCTTTCGGATCTGGGAAAACCCGAAGTGACGGAAAAGATGATCCATCGTTTTCTGGCCATGGAAACCATCGAGAACGGGTCTACATCCTATTCGTCGGCCTCCGCCGCCCTGACCTTGCTCAGCAACGGGGTTGGCAGCCAGGCGAGCCAGAATCTTTTCCTCAGCCTTCTGTCTTGATTTCTTCTTCCGGGATGGAGGCTTGCCCATCCGGGCCGAGGATGGACAGCAATGCCTCAAAGGCTGCAGCAATTCCGTCCGGGCTCTTTGTGCCCATGAAGGCGTCGAGTGCTGGAAAGAGGGCGATAGAATTGTCACCGTCTGCGTCTTTGCCGAACTCATAGAGGTTCGCCCTCAGCATGGGCTCGAGTTCTTCGTAAAGCGCGAGTGTCTTCCGGCAGCGGCGAATGAGAGCGTTTTCGTCATCAGTTGCGGCGTGTGGCAAGGCACGGGAAACTGATCGCAATACGTCGATCGCCGGATAGCGCTGCCGCTCGGCAATCTGGCGCGACAGGATGATGTGGCCATCCAGGATGCCGCGGATCATGTCGGCGACTGGCTCTTCCATGTCAGATCCGGCGACGAGTACGGAATAAATCGCTGTAATATCGCCCTTGTTGCCAAGGCCTGGTCCGGCCCGCTCGGCAAGTTCGGAAATGACCCGGACCGTCGAGGGCGGGAAGGCATTCAGCGCCGGCGTCTCGCCAGCCATGAGGGCGGTTTCCCGATGCGCTTCGGCAAATCGTGTGATGGAGTCGAAGAGGAAGAGTACATTGTGCCCTTCATCCCGGAAATGTTCGGCGGCTGTGATAGCGCAATAAGCCGCTCTTTTCTTGGCGCCCGGCGGTTCGCTGGCGGTTGCGGCAATTACGACGGTCTTGGACATGATCGATTGCGGCAGCACGTTGCGGACAAACTCGTTCACTTCGCGAGAGCGTTCGCCGATAAGCGCGATGACGACCCGGTCGGCTTCCAGTCCGGCTGCGAGTGAGCCGAGGAAGGTCGACTTGCCCACGCCCGAACCCGCAAACAGGCCCAGCCGCTGGCCCTGGCAAATCGGCAGCATCGTATCGGTCACCATCCAGCCTGTTGCCAACCGGTCACCGATACCCCGGCGGGCATGCGCGGGCAGGGGGGCCGTGTTCAGGCGGCGATTTGTGGCGCGTAGCGGAACGACCGGTGCCGTCGCGCCGGTAATGTCGCCGCGATAGTTGATGATTTGGCCAAGCCAATGATCGCCGGGTTCGATCCGGGGTTCCTGCTGAATCTGGACAGCATCCCCGATCCGGATTGCGTCGCAGGGCGAATAAAGGAGTGCGGTGACACTCTCTCCGGAAATTGAAAGGATTTCCCCGAGAATGCTTGTGCCCTGTTTTTCGATGACGATTTCATTGCCGACACCAGCAAGTTCGCTGATACCGGCAATGCGGACCATGCCAGGGGCGACGTCTGTGATGGTGCCCCAAAGACTAAAAAGTGTGAACGAAGGTGAGGCCGTCCCCATCGGCATGGTGTAAATCCTAACAAAACGCGTCGATCGGTTAACTATTTCTTCAACTTATCGCTTGAAGTCTTGTTAACGAGTTAACCAAGACGAGTCTGTCATGATTTCCCAGCTTCCGCTTTTTGAAATCTACGGCGCAATGGCACGTTACGCCGCGGAGAGCCAGAAGGTCAGCGCGACCAATATCGCGCATGCCGACGAACCCGGCTACAAGGCCAAACAACTTGAGTCTTTCGAGTCCTAT
This is a stretch of genomic DNA from Hyphomonas adhaerens MHS-3. It encodes these proteins:
- the flgA gene encoding flagellar basal body P-ring formation chaperone FlgA, with amino-acid sequence MSVLALSLGMMTLFAGSSSLVAAEVIRAGDPVTTYNATTEEGENASGDPLVGREVLRTVYAGKPITFENTRAPVLVRRNQVVSVKYIKGGLEITASGRALGDAGVNDPVTVLNQQSKQMVQGIVQESGWVLAQ
- a CDS encoding flagellar basal body L-ring protein FlgH, coding for MKHFISTVLLATAATACAGSPLSDPKPEPVPLYAGPWAGAGVDMDAVTEPNPSLWATSANALLSMRRAKAVGDLLTVVVEMDDQASLKSSLSRSRGSSEDMSIDALLGLPDILNNALPGSASVSPAIDFQRNSNMAGNGAVNRAEKVTFTLAARVVGVEPNGNLIIQGYQQTRVSNETRYLSVSGVIRAQDITRTNTVTYDKIADAQLSYVNQGDTTGPNGRKAVPKFLDKVLPF
- a CDS encoding flagellar basal body-associated FliL family protein, with amino-acid sequence MKHVISAVVAVVCILIGGITGHFVKTGLSAAASTAAHEDSKKEADGHGAADSHGSEKKKDSHGAKKESAGHGGGGHGGGDASGDVVYFKFTREFIVPIMHDRKVASLVILNINLEADSSVSQKLFSMEPKIRDNIMTTLIELSNDGRTFESLTDVESYETIRAMVLLNLQKAVPSGIQNVLIVDIAQQDL
- a CDS encoding flagellar hook assembly protein FlgD, which gives rise to MSDVSGATTQTIGSEFNSFIKLLTAQIRNQDPMSPMDSTQFVDQLATFSTLEQQVASNSHLESIAGMIGGLHSSILAGQWLGETVAVDTSWAPYSGEGVDFVVDIPESTDETILKVRDANGNEVWSKTLDPETGRYTWNGETSGGTELAEDGVYQLELQMYKDGELQRTTSPRLIGTVTGVTADETGTMLLETSLNLTTEMANVEKYNR
- a CDS encoding flagellar hook-length control protein FliK, encoding MTFLIEPGLALKQTNAKPDRAESKSPTGGSGDAFARSLQQERGTDSGAKAESAPQGKTTDTEQTRPQTLPPQDRRNDATAESEVILETSELESSDEITTDETALNGTDTRIVQKRDNNPDTADFSEQDEDDAAPSLAGALAASEDATKLPTDPETSKSMTIESASTGNPEVHVDTRPEDTPPAPEVQAMTVQAAGQDEVKQGTSRTSDKDALVKSTIEVPGSAAAKPDVPDTAITHSAGTTESNKDVVPDDGAKSPEEDGTFLAELSDGSPEVSSDTGKTGAIDQTSPAPDGSPQLAASALGTSPAPQPASQPVQSPVQMTPTNAVVTASPAETVKIITDAVGSPDDTPDRITVQLDPPELGRVSIDFKFDAHGIQHVTVTGESPEAMRQLRLMHFELTQALERSGLSSQNMTFQQQQSGHQQSHTPASGRLFENIGPATDPTLLTSATLTADSIRPARSASGGLDIRL
- a CDS encoding flagellin is translated as MSSILTNNSAMVALDTLRNINKDLASVQNQISTGKTVSSAKDNSAIWAISTVMSTDVESFKTISDSLNLGSSTVGVARVASEKVTELLQDMKNLIVNAQGANVDRTKIQTEIGEIRENISSVVGAAQFNGLNLVDGSSSADMKILSSLDRSSSGTVSAAFIDVARHDLSISNSATGATFGGTAVTDTSIIDNGGTNAGTAATVADGGSQAITIASVADGNSYRLVLDDSGAANDLGQRTFEYVAGTDDSANSVAANLANQVSTFFAATGETNYTVSRADDVITITNNSGDDLTLTAASATGGTAGTSAGGLGNVSSIDVTTDAGATAALTSIESLLQTSIDAAAGFGSSQTRIENQTDFVSSLVDSMTSGIGGLVDADMEAASAKLQALQVQQQLGVQSLSIANQAPQTLLSLFR
- the flaF gene encoding flagellar biosynthesis regulator FlaF; this translates as MQSLAFKAYGEVKQRTAGEKEIEFALFRQITDALKEVSDTEDVQPTDWAEAIHRNQQLWTTIAIDLLQPGNALPDEMKRSLLYLAEFVRQTSMKIMAGDGDIADLIEINQSIMNGLGGAVSSDIAGEDV
- a CDS encoding flagellar biosynthesis repressor FlbT — protein: MSGLVFKVAPGERFIINGATLENGDKPARIRVVEGDARVLRCRDAMHPTEVDTPVKQIYYAIQLLVTGDLSEDETVPAIDAECARLEEVFDHIDPELIPVLRSMIGRANYYSAMCHLRQIMPIEAELLALPGNGAAPLRQAKVA
- a CDS encoding DUF1217 domain-containing protein, whose protein sequence is MLDKLSQTMSVDDFMADRRLLRVTMTAFGLGGEEWKGGFIRKALEEVGDPESTFLPRLNNPKYTKFAEALSPIDGKIITSSSQRAKMAVNFEAESFRTAVGDVDDSMRLALNYQSEIAEIAGKESSDKAILYRILGDVPVRTVMQTAFNLPDGLSSLDLDRQADIFKEKIQSVLGVSDLSDLGKPEVTEKMIHRFLAMETIENGSTSYSSASAALTLLSNGVGSQASQNLFLSLLS
- a CDS encoding FliI/YscN family ATPase — its product is MPMGTASPSFTLFSLWGTITDVAPGMVRIAGISELAGVGNEIVIEKQGTSILGEILSISGESVTALLYSPCDAIRIGDAVQIQQEPRIEPGDHWLGQIINYRGDITGATAPVVPLRATNRRLNTAPLPAHARRGIGDRLATGWMVTDTMLPICQGQRLGLFAGSGVGKSTFLGSLAAGLEADRVVIALIGERSREVNEFVRNVLPQSIMSKTVVIAATASEPPGAKKRAAYCAITAAEHFRDEGHNVLFLFDSITRFAEAHRETALMAGETPALNAFPPSTVRVISELAERAGPGLGNKGDITAIYSVLVAGSDMEEPVADMIRGILDGHIILSRQIAERQRYPAIDVLRSVSRALPHAATDDENALIRRCRKTLALYEELEPMLRANLYEFGKDADGDNSIALFPALDAFMGTKSPDGIAAAFEALLSILGPDGQASIPEEEIKTEG